Proteins found in one Sorghum bicolor cultivar BTx623 chromosome 1, Sorghum_bicolor_NCBIv3, whole genome shotgun sequence genomic segment:
- the LOC8056822 gene encoding U-box domain-containing protein 21, with amino-acid sequence MALLVRRARRAATKAAVSLGGGGGSGSSSVELAIPAHYRCPISLDLMRDPVTAPTGITYDRESIEAWLDTGRATCPVTHAPLRHEDLVPNHAIRRVIQDWCVANRSRGVERIPTPKIPVTPVQASELLFDLAGCARRRDAAAPARCAEVVAKIKALARDSERNRRCFASIGTGRVLAAAFESLASAAAADAAPAGRVLEDILAALVCMMPLDEEAARTLGLPSSLGSLVAIAENGTLAGRLNAVLAIKEVVSCDGAFTDLSGKVDEIVDALAKIIKSPICPQATKAGMVATYHLALYDERVAARLAAAGLVPVLIEALVDADKSMSEKALAVLDAVLASEEGRASARAHALAVPMLVKKMFRVSDLATQLAVSAMWRLGKAHSDGEEEENAVTRCLVEALRVGAFQKLLLLLQVGCRDATKEKATELLKLLNKYKSVGECVDAVDFRGLNKLSS; translated from the coding sequence ATGGCTCTGCTGGTGCGGAGGGCACGCAGGGCGGCGACCAAGGCCGCGGTgtcgctcggcggcggcggcggcagcggcagcagcagcgtgGAGCTCGCGATCCCGGCGCACTACCGGTGCCCGATCTCGCTGGATCTCATGCGGGACCCCGTCACGGCGCCGACGGGGATCACGTACGACCGCGAGAGCATCGAGGCGTGGCTGGACACGGGCCGCGCCACCTGCCCCGTCACCCACGCGCCGCTCCGCCACGAGGACCTCGTCCCCAACCACGCCATCCGCCGCGTCATCCAGGACTGGTGCGTCGCCAACCGCTCCCGCGGCGTCGAGCGCATCCCCACGCCCAAGATCCCCGTCACCCCCGTCCAGGCCTCCGAGCTCCTCTTCGACCTCGCGGGGTGCGCGCGCCGCCGCGACGCCGCCGCGCCCGCGCGGTGCGCCGAGGTGGTCGCCAAGATCAAGGCCCTCGCCAGGGACAGCGAGCGGAACAGGCGCTGCTTCGCGTCCATCGGCACGGGCCGCGTGCTCGCCGCCGCGTTCGAGTCGCTcgcttctgctgctgctgctgacgcTGCGCCGGCGGGGCGCGTCCTTGAGGACATCCTCGCGGCATTGGTCTGCATGATGCCGTTggacgaggaggccgccaggacGCTGGGCTTGCCGAGCTCGCTGGGGTCTCTGGTCGCCATTGCTGAGAACGGGACCTTGGCGGGAAGGCTGAACGCCGTGCTGGCGATCAAAGAGGTCGTCTCATGCGACGGAGCGTTCACTGATCTGAGCGGAAAGGTCGACGAGATCGTAGACGCGCTGGCAAAGATCATCAAGTCTCCGATCTGCCCACAGGCAACCAAGGCCGGCATGGTCGCCACCTATCACCTGGCGCTATACGACGAGCGCGTCGCGGCGCGCCTTGCCGCCGCCGGGCTCGTCCCCGTGCTCATCGAGGCCCTcgtagacgccgacaagagcaTGTCCGAGAAGGCACTGGCTGTGCTCGACGCGGTGCTCGCCTCGGAGGAAGGCCGCGCAAGCGCGCGGGCGCACGCGCTCGCCGTGCCCATGCTCGTCAAGAAGATGTTCCGCGTGTCCGACCTGGCGACCCAACTCGCGGTGTCGGCGATGTGGCGCCTTGGAAAGGCGCACAgcgacggcgaggaggaggagaatgCGGTGACGCGGTGCCTTGTCGAGGCGCTGCGGGTTGGGGCGTTCCAGAAACTGCTCCTGCTCTTGCAGGTCGGCTGCAGGGACGCAACCAAGGAGAAGGCCACCGAGCTGCTCAAGTTGCTCAACAAGTACAAGAGCGTAGGCGAATGCGTCGACGCTGTGGATTTCAGAGGGCTGAACAAGCTGTCATCTTAA